GGTTCCACCATTGTTTCCGTGGCAGAACAAAAGGAATCAGCCCCAACCACAAAACCGTAATCAGCGGTAATCCAAACATGCTGTTGCTACGAGAACCGGTGATAAACAGACAAGAGAGCGCAAGAATTCCCGTTATATACACGGTCACCTTTCCTATACGGGTCAACGGCAACATCACCATCGCCGCCGCCAGAAAGGGAAGGGCCAAATTAACCGCTGTGGCCAAATCGTTCTGATTATTGAAGAAGGAGGTAACTGCACTTACATCTGTCCCATAATAACGGGAAGAGGGTAAGTGGAAAAACGTGAGTGCTTCAAAGACGCCAAAGACGACAATAACCGCAAACACCCCGAACATCACTTTGACGGTTTGTTTCAGCATATCGGTCCCTTTTATGAACAGCGGAAACGACAGGGTCAACAACAACATCGTTCCCAAAAAAGTGATATAGCGGATCCCGTACGGCAGGTTGGCCACCCAAGTCAAAGAAATGGCGGCATAGAAAAACCAAAAGGCGGTAAACGCCGTAAACCAGCGAATCGGTCTAAAATGACCAAAAGCGGGTGTATGATTTTTTACCCAGTGTACCAGCAATCCTGCCGCCAACAGGATAAACGCCACCCGAAAAAAAGTGATATTAAACAATCCGGGCAGAGGAATCCCTAGTGTGGGACCCAATAGAGCAAAAGCCACCATTAAATGAAACAGAAGGTGAAGCCGGGGTTGTCTTGGCATCAGAAGCGAACTCATCGGGAAGTCACCTTTTTCCTACGAGTTTGGGCAACAAGCGTTGAACCATGGACAAAGATTCTTTGTTAAACAGACCGGTGAGAAAGACGGCCAACATCATAAACAATGTAGCACCGATATAGACGAGCCAGAGGCCGTCCCACTCATTCATCTGGAACCAAGTGATGGCTCCCATCGTGGTCAGATATAGGGCCAGATAAGCGATCATCGATTTCATGCGGAAGTCGACGGGATAGATTTTTTGCCCTTTCCGATAAATCGACAAGAAGGCAAACAGATAGGTGATCACATTCATGATCCCCGTTCCCCACGCCCCGATAATGGGCAACAGTACCAGGTTTCCGATAAAGTACAACGGAGCGGCGGCCATAAAGGTTTTGGAGATTGCTTTGGTCTCCTTATTGATCAATAGGCCGACCCCAACAATTAAGTGCATGGTATTGAGCACCGTTCCCAAGGCCAACATCCATACATAAGGATAAGCGCCGAAGAAAGCTTCATTTCCGGCGACGATCTTAATAATCGGTTCAATGAAGAAGGTAAGGAACAGGATAAAAAAGGTGCCGATCACCAGAAATGCCCGTCCCAGCAAACTGTAGATGCGCGGTGCATCCTCCTGATCCTTGATGGAGACGGAAAACGGGCGCCAAGCCAATTGGAAGGCGGCAGTCAACAAGGCGATAATACTGGCGAAGCGAACCGCCAACCCGAATACCCCCGCTTCCTCCGGGGAAACCATATGGTAGATCATCGGGCGGCTCATGGCATTCATCACCCAGAAAGCCAACAGCGCCGGCAACAACGGAGCTCCGTACTTCAACAGCTCCCGCACATGCCGTTGTTCGACGGAACGGGTAAACTTATCGCGATAAACCCACATCAAGATGGCGGCAACCAGCGCTTGGGCGACGATTTGACCATAAAAGATCCCAACCACACCGGCTTCTTCTACAACCACAAAGTAAACACTGGCAAGAGAGGAGCCGATTACATATCCCATACTGCCGAACATAAACGTTTTCACTTGACGGGCGAAGCGGGCATAGGCCAGTATTTGCTGGATTATCACGTTAAAGACGATAACCAGCACCGCCAAGAACAGCAAAAAGGGATATTCACCGGGTTCGACGTACATGATATCCGCCACCGGCTTACTGACGATCAACGCAATGGCAAGAAAGATAAGACTGATAAATGTAGGAACGAAGACAGCTGCCGTAAAGTAACCATTGCGATCTTTTTCATCCTTGGCTTCGAAAAAATAGAAAGCCAAGGCAGTGTCTACTCCCAACATACAAAAATAGGTCAGCACCATGGCGATGGTGTTGGTCATATCCCAATCCCCGAATTGGATTGGGTCCAAGGCCCGTGTATAAACGGGTACCAACAGAAAAGCCACGATTTTGTTCCCCATCAGGGCCAAGGCAAAGGCCGTTGAGTCGGAGAAGAGTTGTTTAATCTTTGTGAGCATACTGTTCCCCTTTACCTCTATAAACCTTCGCGCCACTACCGTTTCCTTAATCGTAGTCCCGTGAGGGGCCACCACCGCTTTCCTGATCGAAGCCCTGGAGAGGCCACCACCGCATCCATATCCGAAGTCTCGGAGGGATATCCTTCTCCCCTTCTTAATCTAAGTACAGAAGGGGGACCCTCTTTCTCTCGGGTGTGCCTGACCCCTCTCGCTGGTGAAATCAGCCAGTGATTATTTCACCGACCATCCCACCTTCGATTTCATCTCGAATGATCAGACACTTAAACCGAAACGCCGTTGACATCCGCTCTCCCCAAAATGTCACTGAGGCAGCATCTCTTCTTTTGGAACCGGTCGTAACGGCTTGGCGGGAACTCCCGCATACACGGTGGCTGGTTCCGTATCCCGAATCACCACAGCACCTGCAGCGATAAAACTCTCCGACGCTATGGTGATTCCAGGCAATAAAACGGCTCCTCCACCGACCCGGGCTCCTCGTTTGACGATTGGTCCCCGGATGTGTTGAAAACGTGCTTCGGTTCTTCCCATGAAGTTGTCGTTGGTGGTCATCACCCCAGGAGCGATAAAAACGCGCTCTTCCAAGCGTGAGTAGGCGGTAATGTACGCGTCGGTCTGTATTTTAGTGTCGGATCCGATCTCCACCTGGTTCTCTACCGCAACACCTCGTCCGATCACCACGCGATCCCCAATCTGGCATCGCTCCCGGACAAAAGCTTGATCACCCACCAGGACTTCCCGTCCCAGGCGACTGCCGCGGTACAAAACGGCGTTGGCCCCGATTGTGCTCCCCTCTCCGATTTGTAACGCCGGAAGATCGGGATCCACCTGCACCGTGCTGGCTTTGGCCGGCCGAGGCCACCGACCGATAACCGCGTGATCGGCAATCCATGTTCCCTCACCGATCACCGTGCCCGCATGCAGGATGGCATGATGGCCGACGGTCACATTATCGCCCAAAACCACCCCTTCTTCAATAACAACAAAGTAACCCAACTCCACCCCTTTGCCTATACGGGCAGTAGGATGAACGACCTGACTCATATTCCCACCCCTAAATTTTTTCATAATAGGCGGCAATCGATTCCACACCCTTCAACGCATTGCGGGTGTCAAAAATTGCTCGCGATCGTGCTGCAATCAGCGGATAGTCGAAAGCGGTATGATCGGTGGTGATCAGCACCAAATCCGCTTGTGCCAACCGCTCCGCCGTCACCGGTTCACTCTCATAGGTGTGACCGTCCAATTGAAAGGATGGAATATGAGGATCGCTCACCCGAACCGCCGCTCCGTGATGAACCAGTTGCTGGATGATGGGAATCACCGGGGACTCGCGCATATCATCGATATCCCGCTTATAGGCCAAACCGAGGATAAAAATATTTGCGTCCCGCATCGCTTTGCCCTCGCGATTGAGGATTTTCATCGCCCGTTCCACTACAAAATCAGGCATATAGTGGTTGATTTCACCAGCAAGTTCGATTAAACGAGTGTGGTATTTATATTCACGAGCCTTCCAAGTGAGATAGTACGGATCGATCGGGATACAGTGCCCTCCCAACCCCGGCCCCGGATAAAAGGGCATAAAGCCGTAGGGTTTCGTTTTGGCTGCCTCCACCACTTCCCAATAATCGATTCCCATCTTGTTGCAGAGGATCGCCATTTCGTTGGCCAAAGCGATATTGATATGGCGAAAGGTATTCTCCAGGATTTTCTCCATTTCCGCCACTGCAGGACTGGATACCTCAAACACTTCTCCTTCCAGCACATGGCGATACAGGGAAGCGGCTACCTTTGTACAGGCGGGTGTTACCCCCCCTACTACTTTGGGGGTATTTTTGGTGTTGTATACTTTATTGCCGGGATCCACCCGTTCCGGTGAAAACGCCAGATAAAAATCTTCTCCCGCTCTTAGCCCTCCCTCTTCCAGAATGGGGCGAACCACTTCCTCTGTTGTGCCGGGGTAGGTAGTGGATTCCAACACAACCAACATGCCGGGATGCAACCGTTTAGCGATCTCCCGGGTGGAAGCTTCCACATAGGAAGTATCCGGCTGCTGATAGGAGTCCAAGGGTGTGGGGACACAAATCGAAACAGCATCCACATCTTGGATATCAGAGTAATCCGTCGTCGCTTGCAATCGCCCCTGAACGACAATGTCGGATAGCTCCTCGTCGACCACATCGCCGATATAATTGATGCCTTGGTTGACCATATCGACTCGTTTTTGTTGAATATCAAAACCGATGACGCGATAGCCCGCTTTCGCTTTTTCCAAGGCGAGGGGTAAACCGACATATCCCAAGCCCACCACGCCGATCACCGCTGTTTTTTGGTCGATTTTCGCCAATGTCTCTTCCATTTTAACCCACTCCACTCCCTCGAAACTCTTTACGCTTAACAGCCGGGGATAAAGGGGAAGGATTTTTGAGTCTGTGTGCTCTTGCTGATTACAAAGAAGTAAAGGGTTATACAGCAAAGGCACTTTTGCATTCAAAAATCCCTTCCTTAAACTTTCTGATCATCAAAGTTCGTTACATAAAT
This sequence is a window from Desmospora activa DSM 45169. Protein-coding genes within it:
- a CDS encoding O-antigen ligase family protein encodes the protein MSSLLMPRQPRLHLLFHLMVAFALLGPTLGIPLPGLFNITFFRVAFILLAAGLLVHWVKNHTPAFGHFRPIRWFTAFTAFWFFYAAISLTWVANLPYGIRYITFLGTMLLLTLSFPLFIKGTDMLKQTVKVMFGVFAVIVVFGVFEALTFFHLPSSRYYGTDVSAVTSFFNNQNDLATAVNLALPFLAAAMVMLPLTRIGKVTVYITGILALSCLFITGSRSNSMFGLPLITVLWLGLIPFVLPRKQWWNRKNLFQGALLLTAAAVIVSGLTSTLLADHTRTKLSTSLGIVQDLKGSWTPFSGEQTVEPEIDEPPSGDKSVSIRKYLIANGLNFLVESHFLGVGAGNVEHYMAGAPGVEDKTNIHNWWMEVLVNFGLLIFILYMGFYLWIFWKLWCLASVRRTPELSPWIRWGAVSCMIALAGYSIGGMAPSTAIHFTPMWVVHGFALAVIVLGKGSDRTARIPNREGAR
- a CDS encoding lipopolysaccharide biosynthesis protein, yielding MLTKIKQLFSDSTAFALALMGNKIVAFLLVPVYTRALDPIQFGDWDMTNTIAMVLTYFCMLGVDTALAFYFFEAKDEKDRNGYFTAAVFVPTFISLIFLAIALIVSKPVADIMYVEPGEYPFLLFLAVLVIVFNVIIQQILAYARFARQVKTFMFGSMGYVIGSSLASVYFVVVEEAGVVGIFYGQIVAQALVAAILMWVYRDKFTRSVEQRHVRELLKYGAPLLPALLAFWVMNAMSRPMIYHMVSPEEAGVFGLAVRFASIIALLTAAFQLAWRPFSVSIKDQEDAPRIYSLLGRAFLVIGTFFILFLTFFIEPIIKIVAGNEAFFGAYPYVWMLALGTVLNTMHLIVGVGLLINKETKAISKTFMAAAPLYFIGNLVLLPIIGAWGTGIMNVITYLFAFLSIYRKGQKIYPVDFRMKSMIAYLALYLTTMGAITWFQMNEWDGLWLVYIGATLFMMLAVFLTGLFNKESLSMVQRLLPKLVGKR
- a CDS encoding acyltransferase; amino-acid sequence: MSQVVHPTARIGKGVELGYFVVIEEGVVLGDNVTVGHHAILHAGTVIGEGTWIADHAVIGRWPRPAKASTVQVDPDLPALQIGEGSTIGANAVLYRGSRLGREVLVGDQAFVRERCQIGDRVVIGRGVAVENQVEIGSDTKIQTDAYITAYSRLEERVFIAPGVMTTNDNFMGRTEARFQHIRGPIVKRGARVGGGAVLLPGITIASESFIAAGAVVIRDTEPATVYAGVPAKPLRPVPKEEMLPQ
- a CDS encoding nucleotide sugar dehydrogenase codes for the protein MEETLAKIDQKTAVIGVVGLGYVGLPLALEKAKAGYRVIGFDIQQKRVDMVNQGINYIGDVVDEELSDIVVQGRLQATTDYSDIQDVDAVSICVPTPLDSYQQPDTSYVEASTREIAKRLHPGMLVVLESTTYPGTTEEVVRPILEEGGLRAGEDFYLAFSPERVDPGNKVYNTKNTPKVVGGVTPACTKVAASLYRHVLEGEVFEVSSPAVAEMEKILENTFRHINIALANEMAILCNKMGIDYWEVVEAAKTKPYGFMPFYPGPGLGGHCIPIDPYYLTWKAREYKYHTRLIELAGEINHYMPDFVVERAMKILNREGKAMRDANIFILGLAYKRDIDDMRESPVIPIIQQLVHHGAAVRVSDPHIPSFQLDGHTYESEPVTAERLAQADLVLITTDHTAFDYPLIAARSRAIFDTRNALKGVESIAAYYEKI